In Helianthus annuus cultivar XRQ/B chromosome 3, HanXRQr2.0-SUNRISE, whole genome shotgun sequence, a single window of DNA contains:
- the LOC110932650 gene encoding protein CHROMATIN REMODELING 24-like: MDSSLEAHTKFLESLGIAGISHHSLLFSKTSPVTVLRDELLTRIRRRSTYPSSSSSCYPHKQTYANARFAFNRKDVAQRKNLSPNISIKLIESQVNCMSQVYANKVVAARLQKHVAGLSSEIHKLRMFKLRYYLKFVK; this comes from the exons AT GGATTCGTCGCTAGAAGCGCACACCAAGTTTCTGGAATCTCTTGGTATAGCTGGCATCAGTCACCACAGTTTGCTATTCTCCAAGACTTCCCCCGTGACAGTTTTACGAGACGAACTACTGACAAG GATTAGGAGGCGATCAACATATCCGAGTAGCTCATCTTCGTGTTACCCTCATAAACAAACTTATGC CAATGCTCGATTTGCTTTCAACCGAAAGGATGTTGCGCAAAGGAAGAACCTCTCCCCAAATATTTCCATCAAGTTGATAGAATCACAAGTTAATTGCATGTCTCAAGTTTATGCAAACAAG GTAGTGGCGGCAAGGTTACAGAAACATGTTGCTGGGTTGAGTTCAGAGATCCATAAGCTGCGAATGTTCAAACTTCGTTATTACTTGAAGTTCGTTAAATGA